The following DNA comes from Methermicoccus shengliensis DSM 18856.
CGTTTCTCCATACCTCAAGCTTGACAAGGTAATTGTAATCCTTAGGCACTGTTAGATTGCTCTCCACAAGCAGAGTTTTGCCTTTTTTAATCTCAATCTCCAGCCACTTTTCAGCAGCGAGCACATTGGACTCATACTGTATTGCTTTGATGTGAAAAACAGTGTCATCGTAGTTTTCCATTGTTTCTATGTAAAATCTCGTCTTCACAACCGCTTTATTACCGCTGACCTCAACAATTTTGAAGTCCGCATCTTTCAGGGTCATTTTCAGCTCCTTATCCTTCGGAAGGAGCGTATCCAAGCCTTTAAGACTCATACCTCTCGAGCTTACAATCTTGTTATCCTTTCTTATTTCAAAAGCAATGTTGTAATCTTTATCCTTTTCAAAAGCTACAGTTACATTCATTTCATTCAGCCCTTCCTTTCCTTCTCTTAAAACTTCAATTTCATACTTTTGAAGGAGTAAATTCGTTCTTTTGTCATACACACTCACAATTAACGTTGCATTGCTGACAACCTTTGAGCGGTAAACAGTGAGTATAAACTCAATATCTGCATGACTTTCATTAACCTTCTTTGCCTTTATTTCGATGTTATTAATTTGAATGTGCTCAACTTTCTGCTCTCCAGAAACGTTCACCAAGAAGGGCAATATGATTGCAATGGCAAATATTACAGCTATGCTAATTGCAACTATCCTACCCTTCATAAACTTCCCCACAGAAAACGACTTAACTAAATTTTAAATTTTTCTATTTTCAGCAGAACACCCTTGTGCTGGTTGGATGGTACTGCATAAAGCCATCGTCGTGATATATCTTGAGCCTCGTGATATATCTTGAGCAGATTGCCGAATGAGAGCACACCCAGAGCATCGAGTCCATCACCACACCCCCCACCTCCTCACCCTCGAGAGCGGTATGCCCGTGAGCTCCGAGACCCTCTCTGGCGATAGCTGCCTTAGGGCATCCACGCTCTTTATTCCAGCCTCCCGCAGCCTTTTGGCATACGTCCTGCCAATTCCCTCGATGTCAGTGAGGTCCTGACCCTTGTCGCCATTCGTGTTGCCGTTTGAGCTCTTCCACTCCTCGAAGCTGCACATGGGACAGCCCACCCTCCATGGCCGCTTGCCCTTGCTCACCACCGTGATGTGGAAGAGCCCGTGCCTCTCGCACACCCTGTCGCTCACCACTATCTTGCCCGACCTTGGGAGGGGCAGCGTGAACGTGCACTCCGGGTATCCAGAGCATCCAGCGAACCTTCCTCCCCTTCTCGAGCGCCTTATGAGCATGTCCTTGCCACACGAGGGACACCTGCCGAGCACCGCATCCTCCCGCAGCCCCTCCCTTATGGACCTCGATATGGCTTCGGTGTTCTTTTCGAGCTGGTCGAACACCCGATAGAGCATGTCCCTCGACTCCTCTATCACGTCCTGCTCGCTCACTGCCCCCTCGGCTATCCTGTCCATGTCCTGCTCGAGCTTGCGCGTCATCTCGGGACGGGTGATGTTGGGGGCATTGCTCTCGAGGGCGTCTATCACCGAGAACGATAGTTGTGTGGGCTTCATGGGGTTGCCCACCACATAGCCCCTGCTGTACAGCTTGGCGATGATCTCGTGCCTCGTGGACTTTGTGCCTATGCCAAGCTCCTCCATCTTCTTTATCAGGGCGCCCTGGGTGTACCTCGCTGGGGGCTTTGTGTGCTTCTCCAGCAGCCTTGGCTCCACCACTGCGTACCGCTCTCCCACCTGCATCTCTGGCAGGGGCCTGTCCTCCACCTTCGAGTAGATGTAGTACCGCCTCCAGCCCTCATCGAGCACCCTGAGCCCCGTGGCTACAAGCTGCTCGCCGTTCACCTCGAACACCGCCCGCTGTGTCTCCACGATGCAGGGGTCTGCGAGCGTGGCAAAAAAGCGTCTCGTTATGAGCTCGTACACCTTCCACTCCTGCTCGCTCAGCTGCGAGCGCCTTGCCGCCGCCACTGGATGGATGGGAGGATGGTCGGTGGTCTCTTTTTTGCCTCGGGTGGGGGATAGCCGCTTCTTGGATAGCAGCTCTGCGGCATACTCCCCGAGCTCCCCATCCCTCAGGGCAGAGAGCACATCCCGCAGGTTCACGCTCTTGGGATACACTGTGTTGTCCGTTCTTGGATAGGAAATGTATCCGTTGGTGTACAGGGACTCTGCTATCCTCATGGCATTCGATGCGGAAAAGCCAATGGCGCTCGCGGCTCTCAGAAACTCGGTGGTGTTGAAAGGAGTGGGTGGGCGGTCGGTGCGCCTTCCAGTATCGAGCCCCACCAGCGTTGCCCTGCCCACTATCCTCTGAAGCACCTCGTCTGCCTCTTTTTTGTCGTCGAACCTGCCATGCTCGTGCCTTGCCACCACATCGTTTTCGAGCGTTGCCTCAATCTCCCAGTACTTCTGGGGCACGAACGCCTGAATTTCCCTCTCCCTCTGCACGATGAGGGCGAGGGTGGGGGACTGCACCCTGCCCACCGAGAGGAAGTTATCGCCCAGCCTTCCCCCTGCAATTGAGAGGTAGCGGGTGAGCACCGCCCCCCACACGAGGTCAATGGTCTGCCTCGCCTCCCCAGAGGCGGCAAGCCTGAAGTCCACCTCCACTGGATGTGAGAACGCCTCCTCTATCTCCTGCTTGGTGAGGGCGCTGTAGCGCACCCTGTTCACCCTCACCCCATCGAGCAACCCAGGATGCGCCTGCTCTATTATCCTGAGAGCCTCCACCCCTATGAGCTCCCCCTCTCGGTCGTAGTCTGTGGCTATTGTAATCTCCTCTGCATCCTTTGCCAGCTTCTGAATTGCCCTCACATAGCGCTTCTCTGTGGGCACATGCACGACCTCTGCCCCAATGAGCTCCCTAACGCTCGTTGCCTGCCAGCTCCTGTACTGCTCTGGGAAGTCAAGAGAGAGCACGTGCCCCCTTAGCCCCACCACCGTGGTGTTGGAGAACGTGTACGCATCTATGCCCTCCACCTTCCTGTGCTCTGCCCTTCCACCCGAGAGTATGTGGGCTATGCGCTTTGCTGTGTTGTGCTTTTCTGTGATTATGAGATGCATGCTGACCACGGACAGTGAGCCTCTTTCCATACCCACCATAAATTACTTTTCACTTGAGTGGATGGGATGGGTGATGAGGCTCATTGCAATCGACATAGGCATGGGCACGCAGGACGTGCTCGTGTACGACCCAGAGAGGAGGATGGAGAACTGCACCAAGCTGGTGCTGCCCTCGCCCACGCTGCTGAAAGCCAGCGCCGTGAGGCGGGCACGGGCGCTTGGCAGGGACGTGGTGCTCACGGGCGGCGTGATGGGAGGGGGGCACATCACCCGTGCGGTGAGGGAGCACATCGAGGCTGGGCTGCGGGTATATGCCACGAGGGATGCGGCGCTCACCCTCAAGGACGACCTCAGAAGGGTGGAGCGCATGGGGGTGCGCCTCATCGAGCACGAGGATGAGGCTCCAGAGGATGCAGTGGCGGTGGAGCTCAGAGACCTCGACCTCCCCATGCTCGAGCGCATGCTATTGTGCGTGGACGAGCCACTTCCAGAGGTGGTGGCTGTGGCAGTGCAGGACCACGGGTTCTCCCTGTCATCCAACAGGGTGTTCAGGTTCGAGCACCTGCGCCGCACGCTGGAGAGGGGGGGCAGAATAGAGCACTTTGCATACATGGGCAACGTGCCAGAGCACCTCACCCGCATGCGTCAGGTGTGTGCCGATGCCGCGCCCAGACGGTGCCTCGTGATGGACACGGGACCCGCAGCCATCTTTGGATGCCTCACGGAAGAAGAGGGCAGCTGTGTGGTGGTCAATGTGGGCAACGGGCACACCCTCGGGGCGGCGGTGTGTGATGGCAGGGTGGTGGGGCTGTTCGAGCACCACACTCGGTTGGTGGACGCGAGAAAGCTCGACGCCCTGATAGAGGGGCTATGGAGCGGCACGCTCACCCACGAGCAGGTGTTCGAGGAGGGTGGACACGGGGCATACGTGAAAGAGCCCATAGGCGAGACGAGGGTGCTCGTCACTGGACCCAACAGGCACATCATGAGGGGCTCGAGCCTGAGTGTGAGCTTTCCCGCACCGTTCGGGGACATGATGCTCACTGGATGCTTTGGTCTGCTCTTCGCAGCGAGGGCTCTGGGACTTGACGTGCCAGACACAACCGATTTATAGGGCGTGTGAGAGGTGTGCTCATGCTCCAAGGCGTGCTCTGGGTGTCCATCCTCCTGCTGCTCTCAGCCTCGCTCTATCCCAGAAGGGAGCGGATGCTGCTGGGCGCTGCTGGCTGGTGGGCGTTCTGTGTGCACTGGCTGCTCCAGCCATCCCACTATGCGGCGATTGCAGACTGGTACAACGTGGTGGTCACGCTGGGAGCTGCCGCGCTGTGTGCCCTCATCGGGTACCTCATGCTCTCCTTCTATCGGGGCAGTCCCGCACTCTCAGAGAGGGCTCTGCTCACCCTCACGCGGGCGAGCGCCATAGGCGGGATGGTATACTTTCCCTTTGCACAGCTCGACACACTCCAGAGCATGCTCGAGATGGAGGTGGCATCCCAGACGGTGTGGCTCGTGGGTGCGCTGGGACATGCCGCCCTCCTTCTGCCCCCAAGCCACATCGTGGTGCAGGGCTTCGACATCGAGATAGTGCTGGCGTGCACAGCCATCGAGAGCATCGCCCTGTTCACTGGGCTCATCCTCGCCACAGACGCTGCTGGCAGGAGAAAACTCATGGCGCTTCTTGCCTCGGTGCCCGTGATATACGTGCTGAACCTCTTCAGAAATGCGTTCGTGGTCATCGCCACAGGGTACCTGTGGTTCTCCTCTGACCCGTATGAGAGCTTCTACGTGGCTCATGCGGTGCTCGCCAAGGTGGGCTCCACCCTTGCCCTCGTGGCAATAGCCTATGTGGTGCTATGGCTGCTTCCAGAGCTGCTGGATGTGATAGACGAGTTCGTGTCCTTGCTCAGGAGGCGAGGCAGATGAGCTGGATTCTGCTTTTTGGCATCGGGCTGTTCGTCCTTGGGGGCTTTTTCGTGCTGTTCTTCAGGGACCCCGAGAGAGCCTGCGCTCATGATTCGAGTGTGCTGCTCTCGGCAGCCGATGGCACGGTGGTGGAGGCAGAGCAGGGAAGGGTGGCGGTGTTCATGAGCCTGTGGGACGTGCACGTGTGCAGGTCTCCATGTGATGCGAGGGTGGTGCACATGCGCAGCATCGGGGACTCCCATCTTCCAGCGTTTCTCTCCCGTTCGAGGGGCAATGCGCGCCTGTCCATGAGGATGAGCACGGAGCACGGTGATGTGGAGGTGGTGCTCATATCTGGCACCCTGGCAAGAAGAATCGACCCCTTTGTGAGGGAGGGTGAGAGCGTGGAGCAGGGGCAGCGCATAGGAAGAATCGTGCTGGGCTCGAGGGTGGAGGTGCACTTCGATGAGCCGTGGAGGGTGTGCGCTGCCGTGGGCGAAACCGTCAGGGCTGGTATCACTCCGATAGCGAGGCTGGATGGCAATGGGACGAGATGTTAAGGAGGTGCAAGTGGAGTACCAAGGTCATCTGATGTTGAGCAGTGTGTGAAGCTGGGGCACCACCCTCACGTGCTCCACGTGCTCTGCCGCCACATCCGCCATGCGCGCTAACCTCTCCATGTCCATCACCGTGCCAGCCGCGGGCTGGAGCACCAGCGTGATGGGAAGCTTCTCGAGCAGCGATGCCACCTGCTCTATTGTGTCCACCTCCGTGCTCTCGAGCACCACCACCTTGACGCACACCTCCACGCCCTCCTCCACGAGGGCACGGATGGTGGCAATCTCCTGCTCCACCAGCCCCCCATAGTGAGAGGTCGCCCCATGCTCTCTGAGCTTGATGTCGCACGCAGCCACGTCTATCGTGTGGGCGACCCGAAGCGCGGAGCTGTGGGGCACGCCACTGGTCTCGAGATACAGAGGGTGAGGGCAGTGCTCTGCGAGGGCGAGGATGAAGTCGGGATAGAGCAGCGGCTCGCCACCCGTGAGGCTCACGAACTCGCATCTTGTGCTCCACAGACACTCTATCGCATCCAGTACCTCGTCCAGCCCCACGGGGTTGTGCAGCACCGAGGGGGGGCTGGTGTGCACCACGCACGATGAGCGGACGGTGCGGGCTTGGACGGTATCGCAGTATATGCAGCGCAAAGGGCAGCCAGAAAAGCGCAGGAACACGTGCCACTCGCCCACGTGCGTGCCCTCCCCTTGAATGGAGGAGAACAGCTCGTGCACACATGCCCTCATGGCATCACCCCAGAGGGTCCCTCACGCCCGCCCGTGCAAACGCTCTCCTTCGTCTCACACACGACTCGCACTTCCCACACGGTTTCTCGAGAGAGCGGTAGCACGACCACGACAGCTCGAACGGTGCGCCAAGCTCTGCCCCGAGCCGCACGATGTCTGGCTTTTCAAGCTCGATGAGGGGCGCCACGAGCTCCATCCGCTCGAGTGTGGCATGATGTAGCGTTTTGTTGAAGCTCTCCACGAACGCCGGTGTGTTGTCTGGGAACGTCTCTCCCTCCTCTGCGTTTGCCCCGATGAATATCGTGTGTGCCCCGAGGCTTTCTGCCACGCTCGCAGCAATCGAGCAGAACACGAGGTTGCGGGCTGGAACCCACACCGCTCTTGCGCTCCTTCTGGCTGCATCCCCAGAGAGCTCATCTGGCGTGGGCTCTGGCAGTGCACCACCCTCGGTGAGCGCACCGCCCGCAAGAAAGCCAAGCTCCACCACCCTGTGGGATGCGCCATAGTGGCGGGCTATCGCCTCTGCAGCGGCACTCTCCCGCACTGCAGCCCGCTGTCCATAGTCGAACGTTATGGCGAGGACTTCGTGGTGTTGTGCCGCCACCGCCATGCACACCAGAGAGTCCAGCCCACCAGAGAGCAGCACCACCGCATCTGTCATGCACACCCCTCCGACCTCATCCTCTTTAGCCTTTTGCACACCAATGGGGCTGTTTTTGAATCTGGGACCTGGAGACGAGACCGCCCTTCGATAGAGGCAGTGCGGCTCGTGCGGGAGAGGGGCTTTCTCGGTTTTTTGCATAGCAAAACAGCGACAGGTCTTGTAAATGTTACTCTTACTAACATACTGGACTGATAAATAACAGAGTTGTCAGATTTGATTTAAGAGAGCTATATCACGTTCACAGGGTTTATGAGGAGAAGAGAAGGAGAATTCAAAAGTTGTCTAAAACTAATTCAAAAGTTGTCTAAAACTAATTCAAAAAACTGCTAAAAGGCTAATGCAGAAGTATTCGAGGATTCGAGGAGAGAAAAGAAATAGCGATGGACTTAATGCACAAAGTGAACTGCCCTCGCTCACGCAAGGGGCTTCCTGCCTCATCCATCAGCACGTGCCCGGCGGCTCTCTCAGCCTTCTGGGCAGAGGTGCCAGATGTCCACGGGCATTCGGGACTGACCCAGCCCCACATTTGTTACTGCTATTTTTGTACAGCAGCAACAGAAAGTTAAATATCATCATTTCCAAGCTGCCTGTGCATGTTTGTGTGTGCGTTCAACACCAACATAGACCATGTGGTAAGGCTCTCGGGCAATATGGTGGAGGCACTGTGCAGGGATGTGGGGTGCGATTTTGAGACCCCTCCATCCAGCATAGAGGACGAGGCGGACGTGCTCTCTGCCCTGTTGCACTGCATGAGGAAGGGTGTGGGAAGGGAGGTGGTCATCGACGACCCCGCCCCCATTGAGAGGCTCGGGCTCTCGGGCGTCGACAGGCTTGGGGGCAATGCCGCAAACAGTGCAGCCGGGCTTGCAGCCCTTGGCTGCCCTGCTCTTTTGAACGTGGCAGCCCCCTCCAGAAGACAGATGGCGCTCATTCCGTCTGGGGTGCATGTACCCCTCGATGCCCATTCTGAAATCGACCTCGTGCACTCCGTGCTCGAGTTCACCCGTGGCGATGTGGTGCACATTGGGAGTGAGAGGGTGGTGGTGCCCGAGAGCGACAGGCTAATCATCACCTACGACCCTCTGAACACGAGGATGGTGGTGAGCAAGGCGTTCGAGGAAGAGCTGCTCGAAGGGCTCGAGGGGGTATCGGCAGCACTCGCCTCTGGGTTTCACCTGCTAAAAAGAAGGCGGGATGCCCATGAGGTGGTGGCGCTGCTAAGGCGCGTGCACGCTTTGCGTCCAGAGCTGAGGATTCATTCAGAGCTTGGCTCTCCAGCCGACGTGGGGGTGCTGAAGGATGTGCTGAGCTCTCTCAGGGGTGTGCTGTTCAGCATCAGCATGAACGAGCAGGAGGCTACGGAGCTGTTTGGGGGGAGCTGGAGCAGCGTGGAGGCGAGGCAGCGCATGCACGAGTTTTTTGAGCACATGGAGATGCACACCCTGTGCGTGCACTCCACCCACGTGGTGTACTGCATGAGTCGGGAGCCAGAGGTGGCAGAGAGGGCAGCCCAGCTTGGGGCAAGGTGTGCAGGGGTGCTTGCCCTCTGCGGTCATGTCAGCAGGGACAACCTCGATATCCCACTTGCCACCAGCGTCAAGGGCATGCGCACCATCGCACACCTCTCGCCCCTCGAGTGGGATGGGCACGTGGAGGTGCTGGTGCCCACATACCACGTGGAGCACAGGGCAACCAGCACTGGGCTGGGCGATGCGTTCACCGCTGGCTTTCTCAAGGTGCTGGGGGAGTCATCGTAGCATGTCCAGCACGTCGCACAGCTTGGATGCAGTGTTGCGCACTGTTTGCCTTCCAAACTCGTCCTCGGCATAGGGGTGCACCACCGTGCCCCCGAAGTGGCTGTCGTCTCCCACGACCACCATTCCACTGATGTGCATCCATGCGTGCACCGCCTGTATCGTGAGCTCCTGTCCACCATTTCGTGCCCTGCCAACGCTCGCTGCCGCTCCCACCTTGCCCTTGAGGGCCATGCCATCTCTTCTCAGCAGCAGCGTCCTATCAAACAGCGCCTTGAGCTGGGCACTCACGCATCCAAAGTACACGGGAGCTATCACAAACACGCCCTTCGCGCTGCGCAGCAACCCATACGCCTCCTCCATGTCGTCCTCGATGGGACACCTTGGCTCCTTGGCACACGCATTACACGCAGTGCATGGCTCCACCTTCTTGTGAGCAAGGCTGAACAGCGCGGTGGAGTACCCCCTCTCCTCCACGATGCTCCTCACATCGGCTGCCATCTGCTCACAGTTGCCGCTCTTATTCGGGCTTCCAGATATCACCAGCACGTCCATGTGATCACCACTGGGAAATGGTCGAAATATCTATAAGTAATTATACATGGCAGCCCCCAGAATGGCTGCCATCGCCGTGGATGCGAGGTTCACGCCGCTGTTTCCCAGCACGCCCCTTCTCTGAAGCGTGGCTCCAAGGAGGCTGTCGATGTTGGTGCCAGCGAACCCGGAGATGACACCCACCACGAGCATGTGAGAGGGCTCGGTTGGCATCGGCTCGAGACCCAGCTCCAACAGCACGAATGCGAGCAGCGCCGTGGCAAGGGCACCCATCAGCGATGCTGCCTCTCCAAGAAGCGTGATTCCACCATCCTCTCCCACCCTCACGGGCTTGAGATTGGTGATGAGCCTTGGCACCGCTCTGGATGTCTCCCCCACCTCGCTTGCCAGCGTGTCGGCGGTGGCGGTGGCGATGCTGGCCAAAAATGCCGCAAATATCACTGGGTGCAGCTCTGGGAACACCCTGTAGAGCACCACTAATGCCAGTGCCGGAAGGGTGTTGGAAAACACATTCTCGTATCCCCTCACGCCCCTTCTGCTCTGGGCGGCTCCAAGCGACTCCTTGTAGGCGTACCTGTACTTGGTGAACCCTCCTCCGAGCACAAAGAACGAGAGCACGAGCACGAACCACCACACGCTGCCAAACACCATCACGAGCACGCCCACGAGGGTGGCGGAGAGCAGTCCAGAGAGGTCTGCAATGCCCACTCTGTATGCAAGATAGCCCAGCACGAGGGCGCCCACGAGCACACCGAGCACGTGCAGGATGGGAGTGGTGTAGCCCACATCGAAGAACAGCCACATCACCATGGCACTTCCCATGGGCACCACGAGGTTGTATGTGGTGCGGGGGCTGATGGAGCCCAGCAGCGTGGCGCTTATGGCTCCCATCACCGACACGAAAAACAGCACATCGAGAGACACCATCATGCCCTCCTGAAGGGCAATCCACCCTCCAATCACGAGCGCCACCACCATGCTCGAGAACAAAAATACGAGGCTGGAGCTCACGTCCCTGAGCTTTGGCTCGGCTCCCGTGCCCTGCCTCGTGTGCTGATATATGTTGGCAATCGAGTCAGCAATGGTGGCAATTGAAAGGGCAGCACCCACCACGAACAGTGGAAGCGCCCCGCTCATCATGCTGGGGTAGTGGGAGTATGCCATCTCTGAGAGCAGCACGAAGGCGACCAACACGAGCGCTGCCAACACCAGCATCATCCCGCTCCCGAGGTCATCGCTGCTAATGGGGACACGGTGCACATACTTGACCAATGCGAGCACCACCAGCACCAGCCCACAACCAATCAGGAGCAGCTGGGTGGGCACGAAGGGTAGCACCAGCACCAGCATGCCAGCTACCATGTGCAGCAGCTGCCTCTTCCATCCTGCAATGCCGTGCTGCTCTTCCATCGTCCCATCACACATCCGCGCAAGGAAGCCCCGCACTTCAGTGTGGGCAGTGCGGGGTTCCGGGGACCTCCTCGCTTTAGCGGGGAGAGGAGGTCAGATCCTTCATAACTGTTTTATTCCATCCCACCTATGGCAATGGTAGATGAACCTTCTCTTTGCGTATGAGTGGAAGCTCATGCGGGACGTGCTGCGCCATACCTCGAGGCTGCCCACCTACATAACGCTCGTGCTCTCTGAGCGGGATGTTTTGGAGGCTGGTGCCAAGAGTGTGGAGAGGTTCGTGCGCTGGTGTGGAGAGCTGGGCATCACCACCCTCTCGGTGTACATAGATGTGCTCGAGGTGGGGGAGCTTGAGGAGGCAATCGTAGAGAGGGTAGTGTCAGAGGTAAGACGCACGTTCGAGCGCTCTCCATATAGTGTTGTCGTGATAAAAAAGCTCGCAGATGATGCGGTGAGGGAGGATGTGAGCATCCCCTCCTCGCCAGCACCCCCTGAGGTGGTCATGTCGGTGGGCTTTGGGGGAAAGAGCGAGCTCGTGCATGCGGTGCGTGCCTTGCTCCGCGAGGTGAAGGAGGGCAGGCTGCGCCCAGAGGACATAGATGAGGACGAGCTCGCCTCCCACCTGCTGTTTCCCAACGAGCCAGACCTCGTGATTCGAAGTGGGGGAAGACGGCTGGCAGACTTTCTGGTGTGGCAGAGCGTGTACTCCGAGATATACTTCACCGACGTCAACTGGAAGAACTTCAGAAAGGTGGATTTCTTGCGCGCCGTTCGTGACTTTCAGCGAAGGCAGAGAAGGTTTGGAAGGTGAGAGGTGAGAACTCGCTGATTTATGCGTGACCTCCTCCCCACGCTTACGCATGGGGCTTCCACCGGAAGCCCTTGGGGGAGGTTGGGGAGTGTGCATAAGACGCCCCTTTCGGGCTGGGTCACCGCAGCCCCTGAGTGCAGGATATACCCGCACCCTCGTTTTTGCCGGTAAGGGGCAGATAGGGTGCAGTCAACCACCCCCGAAGCCTCTTCGGGAGGCAAGCTCACCTCCCTAGCTCACCTCCCTGCAGGTGGGCAGTTGACTCAGTACCCTCTGCTCACAAGAAAGTCGGCAAGTTCAAGTAGCAGGGTCTTTACCTCGCAGTCCTCGAACACATCGAGTTTTGCCTTCGCCATCGCAAGGTAGCGCTGTGCTGTGTCCATTGCATACTGGATGGAGCCAGTGGTCTCCAGCACCTCCATCGCCCGTCTCAGCTCATCGGTGCTGGCGTGTGTATCCCCGAACGCAGGGATGGTGGCACCCTTTGATAGGGCGTGGATGGCGATGAGCGTCTTTTTGCCCTGGCGAAT
Coding sequences within:
- a CDS encoding DUF7490 domain-containing protein, whose protein sequence is MKGRIVAISIAVIFAIAIILPFLVNVSGEQKVEHIQINNIEIKAKKVNESHADIEFILTVYRSKVVSNATLIVSVYDKRTNLLLQKYEIEVLREGKEGLNEMNVTVAFEKDKDYNIAFEIRKDNKIVSSRGMSLKGLDTLLPKDKELKMTLKDADFKIVEVSGNKAVVKTRFYIETMENYDDTVFHIKAIQYESNVLAAEKWLEIEIKKGKTLLVESNLTVPKDYNYLVKLEVWRNGSLLKSWSKVLNLAPTKRIPENVTEEGVKFEVSQFVKPEGAYETPPTPVPTPIKDYGDKVGMPGFEAALGIIALGGALIWRRLR
- a CDS encoding DNA topoisomerase I; amino-acid sequence: MERGSLSVVSMHLIITEKHNTAKRIAHILSGGRAEHRKVEGIDAYTFSNTTVVGLRGHVLSLDFPEQYRSWQATSVRELIGAEVVHVPTEKRYVRAIQKLAKDAEEITIATDYDREGELIGVEALRIIEQAHPGLLDGVRVNRVRYSALTKQEIEEAFSHPVEVDFRLAASGEARQTIDLVWGAVLTRYLSIAGGRLGDNFLSVGRVQSPTLALIVQREREIQAFVPQKYWEIEATLENDVVARHEHGRFDDKKEADEVLQRIVGRATLVGLDTGRRTDRPPTPFNTTEFLRAASAIGFSASNAMRIAESLYTNGYISYPRTDNTVYPKSVNLRDVLSALRDGELGEYAAELLSKKRLSPTRGKKETTDHPPIHPVAAARRSQLSEQEWKVYELITRRFFATLADPCIVETQRAVFEVNGEQLVATGLRVLDEGWRRYYIYSKVEDRPLPEMQVGERYAVVEPRLLEKHTKPPARYTQGALIKKMEELGIGTKSTRHEIIAKLYSRGYVVGNPMKPTQLSFSVIDALESNAPNITRPEMTRKLEQDMDRIAEGAVSEQDVIEESRDMLYRVFDQLEKNTEAISRSIREGLREDAVLGRCPSCGKDMLIRRSRRGGRFAGCSGYPECTFTLPLPRSGKIVVSDRVCERHGLFHITVVSKGKRPWRVGCPMCSFEEWKSSNGNTNGDKGQDLTDIEGIGRTYAKRLREAGIKSVDALRQLSPERVSELTGIPLSRVRRWGVW
- a CDS encoding DUF1786 domain-containing protein, encoding MRLIAIDIGMGTQDVLVYDPERRMENCTKLVLPSPTLLKASAVRRARALGRDVVLTGGVMGGGHITRAVREHIEAGLRVYATRDAALTLKDDLRRVERMGVRLIEHEDEAPEDAVAVELRDLDLPMLERMLLCVDEPLPEVVAVAVQDHGFSLSSNRVFRFEHLRRTLERGGRIEHFAYMGNVPEHLTRMRQVCADAAPRRCLVMDTGPAAIFGCLTEEEGSCVVVNVGNGHTLGAAVCDGRVVGLFEHHTRLVDARKLDALIEGLWSGTLTHEQVFEEGGHGAYVKEPIGETRVLVTGPNRHIMRGSSLSVSFPAPFGDMMLTGCFGLLFAARALGLDVPDTTDL
- the artA gene encoding archaeosortase A; the protein is MLQGVLWVSILLLLSASLYPRRERMLLGAAGWWAFCVHWLLQPSHYAAIADWYNVVVTLGAAALCALIGYLMLSFYRGSPALSERALLTLTRASAIGGMVYFPFAQLDTLQSMLEMEVASQTVWLVGALGHAALLLPPSHIVVQGFDIEIVLACTAIESIALFTGLILATDAAGRRKLMALLASVPVIYVLNLFRNAFVVIATGYLWFSSDPYESFYVAHAVLAKVGSTLALVAIAYVVLWLLPELLDVIDEFVSLLRRRGR
- a CDS encoding phosphatidylserine decarboxylase, whose amino-acid sequence is MSWILLFGIGLFVLGGFFVLFFRDPERACAHDSSVLLSAADGTVVEAEQGRVAVFMSLWDVHVCRSPCDARVVHMRSIGDSHLPAFLSRSRGNARLSMRMSTEHGDVEVVLISGTLARRIDPFVREGESVEQGQRIGRIVLGSRVEVHFDEPWRVCAAVGETVRAGITPIARLDGNGTRC
- a CDS encoding 7-carboxy-7-deazaguanine synthase QueE; the protein is MRACVHELFSSIQGEGTHVGEWHVFLRFSGCPLRCIYCDTVQARTVRSSCVVHTSPPSVLHNPVGLDEVLDAIECLWSTRCEFVSLTGGEPLLYPDFILALAEHCPHPLYLETSGVPHSSALRVAHTIDVAACDIKLREHGATSHYGGLVEQEIATIRALVEEGVEVCVKVVVLESTEVDTIEQVASLLEKLPITLVLQPAAGTVMDMERLARMADVAAEHVEHVRVVPQLHTLLNIR
- the queC gene encoding 7-cyano-7-deazaguanine synthase QueC, which gives rise to MQKTEKAPLPHEPHCLYRRAVSSPGPRFKNSPIGVQKAKEDEVGGVCMTDAVVLLSGGLDSLVCMAVAAQHHEVLAITFDYGQRAAVRESAAAEAIARHYGASHRVVELGFLAGGALTEGGALPEPTPDELSGDAARRSARAVWVPARNLVFCSIAASVAESLGAHTIFIGANAEEGETFPDNTPAFVESFNKTLHHATLERMELVAPLIELEKPDIVRLGAELGAPFELSWSCYRSLEKPCGKCESCVRRRRAFARAGVRDPLG
- a CDS encoding ADP-dependent glucokinase/phosphofructokinase; the protein is MFVCAFNTNIDHVVRLSGNMVEALCRDVGCDFETPPSSIEDEADVLSALLHCMRKGVGREVVIDDPAPIERLGLSGVDRLGGNAANSAAGLAALGCPALLNVAAPSRRQMALIPSGVHVPLDAHSEIDLVHSVLEFTRGDVVHIGSERVVVPESDRLIITYDPLNTRMVVSKAFEEELLEGLEGVSAALASGFHLLKRRRDAHEVVALLRRVHALRPELRIHSELGSPADVGVLKDVLSSLRGVLFSISMNEQEATELFGGSWSSVEARQRMHEFFEHMEMHTLCVHSTHVVYCMSREPEVAERAAQLGARCAGVLALCGHVSRDNLDIPLATSVKGMRTIAHLSPLEWDGHVEVLVPTYHVEHRATSTGLGDAFTAGFLKVLGESS
- a CDS encoding flavodoxin family protein; amino-acid sequence: MDVLVISGSPNKSGNCEQMAADVRSIVEERGYSTALFSLAHKKVEPCTACNACAKEPRCPIEDDMEEAYGLLRSAKGVFVIAPVYFGCVSAQLKALFDRTLLLRRDGMALKGKVGAAASVGRARNGGQELTIQAVHAWMHISGMVVVGDDSHFGGTVVHPYAEDEFGRQTVRNTASKLCDVLDMLR
- a CDS encoding DUF92 domain-containing protein yields the protein MEEQHGIAGWKRQLLHMVAGMLVLVLPFVPTQLLLIGCGLVLVVLALVKYVHRVPISSDDLGSGMMLVLAALVLVAFVLLSEMAYSHYPSMMSGALPLFVVGAALSIATIADSIANIYQHTRQGTGAEPKLRDVSSSLVFLFSSMVVALVIGGWIALQEGMMVSLDVLFFVSVMGAISATLLGSISPRTTYNLVVPMGSAMVMWLFFDVGYTTPILHVLGVLVGALVLGYLAYRVGIADLSGLLSATLVGVLVMVFGSVWWFVLVLSFFVLGGGFTKYRYAYKESLGAAQSRRGVRGYENVFSNTLPALALVVLYRVFPELHPVIFAAFLASIATATADTLASEVGETSRAVPRLITNLKPVRVGEDGGITLLGEAASLMGALATALLAFVLLELGLEPMPTEPSHMLVVGVISGFAGTNIDSLLGATLQRRGVLGNSGVNLASTAMAAILGAAMYNYL